One window from the genome of Hyalangium gracile encodes:
- a CDS encoding polysaccharide lyase has product MKHVFRLGFRSLSDQPSRGTPELRILPLWIAALLVSSPAVAGVVWRGDFETGDRSQYSGAQMVSADRLQVVTSPVAEGRYALKATVKQGDDPINSSGNRNELVYQGNEAVGSEYYYRWKVMFAPDFPSVRTWQVFTQWHHDGCCGSPPVEFFVYGEEIRLTLTDSITPWSMPLTRGVWHEFIFRVKWSADPSVGFVELWHNRERVLPKRNLATMYPASKVYLKLGLYRSDTISQTGVVYHDGFTQATRLEDVLPPSPPPDAGTPDAGTPDAGTPASDAGTPSSPDAGTGTPGESAGDAGTTPPLGMPGGNAGLPDTESEEAVQYGCSASGSPLALMSLLALLGMLRLRRSR; this is encoded by the coding sequence ATGAAACATGTTTTTCGGCTAGGGTTCCGATCGTTGAGTGACCAACCTTCGCGAGGAACCCCCGAATTGAGAATCCTCCCGCTCTGGATTGCAGCGCTCCTGGTCTCCAGCCCGGCCGTGGCCGGGGTCGTCTGGCGAGGGGACTTCGAGACGGGCGACCGTTCTCAGTACTCCGGAGCCCAGATGGTGAGCGCGGACCGGCTCCAGGTGGTGACGTCGCCGGTGGCGGAGGGGCGCTACGCGCTCAAGGCCACGGTGAAGCAGGGGGACGACCCCATCAACTCCAGCGGCAACCGCAACGAGCTGGTGTACCAGGGCAACGAGGCGGTGGGCTCGGAGTACTACTACCGGTGGAAGGTGATGTTCGCGCCGGACTTCCCCAGCGTGCGCACCTGGCAGGTCTTCACCCAGTGGCACCATGACGGGTGCTGTGGCTCGCCGCCGGTGGAGTTCTTCGTCTACGGAGAGGAGATCCGGCTGACGCTCACGGACAGCATCACTCCGTGGAGCATGCCCCTGACGCGCGGGGTGTGGCACGAGTTCATCTTCCGAGTGAAGTGGTCGGCGGACCCCAGCGTGGGCTTCGTGGAGCTGTGGCACAACCGCGAGCGGGTGCTGCCCAAGCGGAACCTGGCGACGATGTACCCGGCGTCGAAGGTCTACCTGAAGCTGGGGCTGTACCGCAGCGACACCATCTCCCAGACGGGCGTCGTCTACCACGACGGGTTCACCCAGGCGACGCGGCTGGAGGACGTGCTGCCACCGAGCCCTCCGCCCGACGCGGGCACGCCGGACGCGGGCACGCCGGACGCGGGCACACCCGCGTCGGACGCGGGCACGCCGTCCAGCCCGGACGCGGGCACGGGCACTCCCGGGGAGTCCGCGGGCGACGCCGGAACGACTCCCCCCCTGGGGATGCCGGGCGGCAACGCCGGGCTACCGGACACGGAGTCGGAGGAGGCCGTGCAGTACGGCTGCTCCGCGAGTGGAAGTCCG
- a CDS encoding DedA family protein, with the protein MVESIDHFIMTMGMAGLLVLGLAAMLEYVVPPFPGDTITLLGGVYAVRGDHPWPLVFLIVTLGSLAGAAINYWFGMWLARRFEAHPQASFLGFTHAKLEEVQARMRRNGPWLLLVNRFLPGIRGVIFIAAGAARIPRRNALLLGAVSAMAHNALVLTVGRAVGGNLERLESLVSRYQMAVVVLVLVGVLAVVVRALARRTPAT; encoded by the coding sequence ATGGTGGAGTCCATTGATCACTTCATCATGACGATGGGAATGGCAGGGCTGCTCGTCCTCGGACTGGCGGCGATGCTGGAGTACGTGGTGCCCCCCTTCCCGGGAGACACCATCACCCTGCTGGGCGGGGTGTACGCGGTGCGCGGCGATCACCCGTGGCCGCTCGTCTTCCTGATCGTGACGCTGGGCAGCCTGGCCGGGGCGGCCATCAACTACTGGTTCGGCATGTGGCTGGCCCGGCGCTTCGAGGCCCACCCGCAGGCGAGCTTCCTCGGCTTCACCCACGCGAAGCTGGAGGAGGTGCAGGCGCGGATGCGCCGCAACGGGCCGTGGCTGCTGCTCGTCAACCGCTTCCTGCCGGGCATTCGCGGCGTCATCTTCATCGCGGCGGGGGCGGCGCGCATCCCCCGGCGCAACGCGCTGTTGCTGGGCGCGGTGTCCGCCATGGCCCACAACGCCCTGGTGCTGACGGTGGGCCGTGCGGTGGGCGGCAACCTCGAGCGGCTGGAGTCGCTGGTGTCGCGGTACCAGATGGCCGTGGTGGTGCTCGTGCTCGTCGGCGTGCTGGCGGTGGTGGTCCGGGCGCTGGCGCGACGCACGCCGGCCACCTGA
- a CDS encoding arginine N-succinyltransferase has translation MLVLRDVQKSDLAGLKRLAAVLNTVNLPNNEETLSNIIDKSVKSFAGKVKNPLEREYLFVLEDSRNEMIIGTSMVIAQHGTYEAPHIYYEVSEREHYSASLERHLRHKVLSIAYNYAGPTEIGGLVVDPPYRATPDKPGKQLSYVRFLFIAMHRRMFRPRVLAELLPPLLPDGRSLLWEACGRKFTGLSYQEADRLSRQNKEFIKELFPSSDIYASLFPTRVQKVLGEVGPQTRGVQRMLERIGFRYVERIDPFDGGPHFEANVADVTLVRRYRTVKLAEDDFEQEGDDILVACERESGRNRFRAVRTQGRVDDQIVYLPGPAKEMLGVSAGARLSLIPFE, from the coding sequence ATGCTCGTCCTGCGCGACGTCCAGAAGAGCGACCTGGCTGGCCTGAAGCGGCTGGCCGCCGTGCTCAACACCGTCAACCTCCCCAACAACGAGGAGACGCTGTCGAACATCATCGACAAGTCGGTGAAGAGCTTCGCCGGCAAGGTGAAGAACCCGCTGGAGCGCGAGTACCTCTTCGTCCTCGAGGACTCCCGCAACGAGATGATCATCGGCACGTCGATGGTCATCGCGCAGCACGGCACCTACGAGGCCCCGCACATCTATTACGAGGTGAGCGAACGCGAGCACTACTCGGCCTCGCTGGAGCGACACCTGCGGCACAAGGTGCTCTCCATCGCCTACAACTACGCGGGCCCCACGGAGATTGGTGGCCTGGTGGTGGATCCGCCCTACCGCGCCACGCCGGACAAGCCGGGCAAGCAGTTGTCGTACGTACGCTTCCTGTTCATCGCCATGCACCGGCGCATGTTCCGGCCTCGAGTGCTGGCGGAGTTGCTGCCGCCGCTGCTGCCGGACGGGCGCAGCCTGCTGTGGGAGGCCTGCGGCCGGAAGTTCACCGGGCTGAGCTACCAGGAGGCGGACCGGCTGAGCCGGCAGAACAAGGAGTTCATCAAGGAGCTGTTCCCCTCCTCGGACATCTACGCCTCGCTCTTCCCGACGCGGGTGCAGAAGGTGCTGGGCGAGGTGGGGCCGCAGACGCGGGGCGTGCAGCGGATGCTGGAGCGCATCGGCTTCCGGTACGTGGAGCGCATCGATCCGTTCGACGGCGGGCCGCACTTCGAGGCCAACGTAGCGGATGTCACCCTGGTGCGCCGCTACCGCACGGTGAAGCTGGCCGAGGACGACTTCGAGCAGGAGGGCGATGACATCCTCGTGGCCTGCGAGCGGGAGTCCGGCCGCAATCGCTTCCGCGCCGTGCGCACACAGGGCCGGGTGGACGATCAGATCGTCTACCTGCCCGGCCCCGCCAAGGAGATGCTGGGCGTGTCGGCCGGGGCGCGGCTGTCGCTCATTCCGTTCGAGTGA
- the surE gene encoding 5'/3'-nucleotidase SurE has translation MRTHLTLSSLLTLALLSLGSTAQAQTSEPPLRILLTNDDGVNGSGMRTLRDALCAAGHQVFVFAPSGDRSGSSGALNLNVTIRATRTEFTCGTAVSEMWAIGGTPSDSVLFGLSMLGEQNRPDLVISGMNLGQNVGRAVNHSGTVGAAVTAAEEGVPSFAVSVAINPQDAATGFSQTVAAAPYAAAYVNQLISKLRQTAQPGEPLLPDRVMLNVNYPVILGTDGLFAPTLVQGARVTAVGHGEVVHPTYTKVANSADLYVASGPICGLQVACAPETQWNADTTALEAGAISVSPVVVDGSLRLWLLARIHARLR, from the coding sequence GTGCGCACCCATCTCACCCTCTCTTCCCTCCTCACCCTGGCGCTCCTGAGCCTGGGCTCCACGGCCCAGGCGCAGACTTCCGAGCCCCCCCTGCGCATCCTCCTGACCAATGACGATGGAGTGAATGGCTCGGGCATGCGCACCCTGCGCGACGCGCTGTGCGCCGCCGGCCACCAGGTGTTCGTCTTCGCGCCCTCGGGCGACCGCAGCGGCAGCAGCGGCGCGCTCAACCTCAACGTGACGATCCGCGCCACCCGCACGGAGTTCACCTGCGGCACCGCAGTGAGCGAGATGTGGGCCATCGGCGGCACGCCCTCGGACTCGGTCCTCTTCGGGCTGTCCATGCTGGGCGAGCAGAACCGCCCGGACCTGGTCATCTCGGGGATGAACCTCGGGCAGAACGTGGGGCGCGCGGTGAACCACTCGGGCACGGTGGGCGCGGCGGTGACGGCCGCGGAGGAGGGGGTGCCCTCCTTCGCCGTGAGCGTGGCCATCAACCCTCAGGACGCGGCGACGGGCTTCTCGCAGACCGTGGCGGCGGCTCCCTACGCCGCGGCGTACGTGAACCAGCTCATCAGCAAGCTGCGGCAGACGGCCCAGCCCGGGGAGCCCCTGCTGCCGGACCGGGTGATGCTCAACGTCAACTACCCCGTCATCCTCGGCACGGACGGGCTGTTCGCCCCCACGCTCGTCCAGGGCGCGCGTGTGACGGCCGTGGGGCATGGGGAGGTGGTGCATCCGACGTACACGAAGGTGGCGAACTCGGCTGACCTGTACGTCGCCTCCGGCCCCATCTGCGGCCTCCAGGTCGCGTGCGCTCCCGAGACTCAGTGGAACGCGGACACCACCGCGCTGGAGGCGGGGGCGATCTCTGTTTCCCCCGTGGTCGTGGACGGCTCCCTGCGGCTGTGGCTCCTGGCGCGCATCCACGCGCGCCTGCGCTAG
- a CDS encoding lasso peptide biosynthesis protein, translating to MPQGGEDPTRYLFAWRGVPVGTVTLARAEGRFTYTSVHLHTREGKVGALTREVKLTVDARGRVEGTQSVPQALWLWRGPPRAGCVTGREELTGREGPHCVTAVRERVVEGVMMGTPFQARYDAKGRLEVLEVGESRFTVAASGERLRAPPELFAEGVPVEGERGALTFVPAWPVAERLPGMTPWDAAAARALAKRVHAAFPEKGPGAADWREGGEGEAGGCLAHALRFAAEAAKLGHKVGMVHGLLVVDGGPARPHAWVRVALEGGGVLELDPTSLDGVRPETHLPLALVDPRGSPLEAGERWLELLRGTHRIVRRP from the coding sequence TTGCCCCAGGGGGGAGAGGACCCAACACGTTACCTCTTCGCGTGGCGCGGGGTGCCGGTGGGGACGGTGACGCTGGCGAGAGCGGAGGGACGCTTCACCTATACGTCGGTCCACCTGCACACGCGAGAGGGGAAGGTGGGGGCACTGACACGGGAAGTGAAGCTCACGGTGGATGCGCGGGGCCGGGTGGAGGGGACGCAGAGCGTGCCGCAGGCGCTGTGGCTGTGGCGGGGGCCGCCGCGCGCGGGCTGTGTGACGGGGCGGGAGGAGCTGACGGGCCGCGAGGGGCCGCACTGTGTCACGGCCGTTCGGGAGCGGGTGGTGGAGGGGGTGATGATGGGCACGCCCTTCCAGGCCCGGTACGACGCGAAGGGGCGGCTCGAGGTGCTGGAGGTGGGCGAGTCCCGGTTCACGGTGGCGGCTTCGGGCGAGCGGCTGCGCGCGCCGCCGGAGCTGTTCGCGGAGGGCGTGCCGGTGGAGGGCGAGCGGGGAGCGCTGACCTTCGTGCCGGCCTGGCCGGTGGCAGAGCGGCTGCCGGGGATGACGCCGTGGGATGCGGCCGCGGCCCGAGCGCTGGCGAAGCGGGTGCATGCGGCCTTTCCGGAGAAGGGCCCGGGGGCGGCGGACTGGCGCGAGGGAGGAGAGGGCGAGGCGGGAGGGTGCCTGGCCCACGCGCTGCGCTTCGCGGCGGAGGCGGCGAAGCTCGGGCACAAGGTAGGGATGGTGCACGGCCTGCTGGTGGTGGACGGAGGCCCGGCGCGTCCTCATGCCTGGGTGCGGGTGGCGTTGGAGGGAGGGGGAGTGCTGGAGCTGGACCCCACCTCGCTGGATGGGGTGCGTCCGGAGACTCACCTGCCGCTGGCGCTGGTGGATCCACGAGGCTCCCCGCTCGAGGCGGGTGAGCGCTGGCTGGAGCTGCTGCGAGGAACGCACCGCATCGTCCGGCGCCCCTGA
- the rraA gene encoding ribonuclease E activity regulator RraA — protein MAFATSDLIDQFDAQLSSCETQFRQFGGRRAFHGRIATIRCFQDNVLLKRTLSEPGAGRVLVVDGGGSLGSALMGDVIAGIGQKSGWAGIILHGAVRDTVALAKLDIGVKALGSNPRKSRKTGAGEVDVPVNFGGVTFTPGHWLYSDEDGIVVSATQLAPS, from the coding sequence ATGGCGTTCGCCACATCCGATCTCATCGACCAGTTCGACGCGCAGTTGTCCAGCTGTGAGACGCAGTTCCGGCAGTTCGGCGGCCGGCGGGCGTTCCATGGCCGCATCGCCACCATCCGCTGCTTCCAGGACAATGTCCTGCTCAAGAGGACGCTGTCGGAGCCCGGCGCGGGCCGTGTGCTGGTGGTGGACGGCGGCGGCTCGCTCGGCTCGGCCCTGATGGGGGATGTCATCGCGGGCATCGGGCAGAAGAGCGGCTGGGCGGGGATCATCCTCCACGGCGCCGTGCGTGACACCGTGGCCCTGGCGAAGCTCGACATCGGCGTCAAGGCGCTGGGGTCCAACCCTCGCAAGAGTCGCAAGACGGGCGCCGGCGAGGTCGACGTGCCCGTCAACTTTGGCGGCGTCACCTTCACGCCTGGCCACTGGCTCTACAGCGACGAGGACGGCATCGTCGTCTCCGCCACCCAGCTGGCGCCGTCCTGA
- a CDS encoding ABC transporter substrate-binding protein: MGAKRYLFGFGLGGGLATALILGGLLRAFTGEPRSLGGWLLLLLLLPSLYLLGGWLTWYAWAGRRLRMRRRVITRLAEGDLAISTRDEFEGRDDVHRLLVSLRRAISQVQRVTVNLHRTSTSVSDQARMLMEAARRQGLAVDHSLGAVTSMGESLHATGQRVGQMDSFADETTNALGEMTERLQQVGHALSILDEFSHNTSELVQAMSERLAHIAMAGDELARFANEAESFVSVVSTGIDAVRRRASETNELSMAVTETAQRGEELVNDSVKGMYRVEETVRKAAEIVDSLGVRSTEIGRIVDVIQEIADQTKLLALNASIIAAQAGEHGRPFGVVANEIRGLAERTARSTREIASMVTGVREAVGTAVALVKEGRAQATIGVQLGDRAAAALVEIRSITQRTFAAVESTVEETKRLEQHGSSVAEASRRVALQVDDVTRAAIEQVGHARELVRQTGEMARLAREATDKVEGQARTGHQLSEAVVRLTAAIDDIRKAHGVLTRGETAIREEVSRVREDARRVIRIGDELSRTVDQLGNETVSLEAEVFRFRLPRPRPGGELRIGIHQAAALRARNTLDPLFSVENQLAEICACVFTSLLRLEDGVLAPDLAERWEMDSSARVFRFFLRRNVTFHDGVRLTAFDVKRHFERLLSPDVRSPDRTLLEDIAGVPDYVNGTAREVTGLHAIDDGTLEIRLREPKAFFLHLLTLPPTAIAREDSSGRLLGTGPYRLDRFDTERVTLERNPTYFREGMPLLDRLEFRLLDSRQAAVEQFQAGQVDFISYLHAEHARAPGMEMFQVIASSTPSTSFVGLNLREPLYDDVRVRQAIRAGVDIPRLVERFHPGARMASTLTPPELLQDSSPATVSGPDVARAEQLLREAGVRKIPLTIYYPAGRDTSEEDQVLFAPLIEAGLLELHHVELPPQDYTTRLRAGRIPAFRTLWLADYPDPDNFLYFLLNSSAQTIYPLGYQNPELDKLTAEARISIDPERRHELYRRAEEIFERDCPLIPLYHDRIYAVASPTVQDVRLHMTPPQVRFEDLWLDTDTRP, translated from the coding sequence ATGGGAGCCAAACGGTACCTCTTCGGCTTCGGCCTCGGTGGAGGGCTCGCAACCGCGCTGATTCTAGGCGGGCTGCTGCGCGCGTTCACGGGAGAGCCGCGCTCCCTCGGAGGATGGCTCCTCCTCCTGCTGCTCCTGCCGTCGCTCTACCTGCTGGGTGGGTGGCTCACCTGGTACGCCTGGGCCGGACGACGCCTGCGCATGCGCCGCCGCGTCATCACCCGCCTGGCCGAGGGCGATCTCGCCATCTCCACCCGCGACGAGTTCGAGGGGCGCGATGACGTGCACCGCCTCCTCGTCTCCCTGCGCCGCGCCATCTCCCAGGTCCAGCGCGTCACCGTCAACCTGCACCGCACCAGCACCAGCGTCTCGGACCAGGCCCGCATGCTGATGGAGGCCGCGCGGCGCCAGGGCCTGGCGGTGGACCACTCCCTGGGCGCCGTCACGAGCATGGGCGAGAGCCTCCACGCCACCGGCCAGCGCGTGGGGCAGATGGACTCGTTCGCCGATGAGACGACCAACGCCCTGGGCGAGATGACGGAGCGGCTCCAGCAGGTGGGCCACGCCCTCTCCATCCTCGACGAGTTCTCCCACAACACCAGCGAGCTGGTGCAGGCCATGAGCGAGCGCCTGGCCCACATCGCCATGGCCGGCGACGAGCTGGCGCGCTTCGCCAACGAGGCCGAGAGCTTCGTCTCCGTGGTCAGCACCGGCATCGACGCCGTGCGCCGCCGCGCCAGCGAGACGAACGAGCTGTCCATGGCGGTGACGGAGACCGCCCAGCGCGGCGAGGAGCTCGTCAACGACAGCGTCAAGGGCATGTACCGCGTCGAGGAGACGGTGCGCAAAGCCGCGGAGATCGTCGACTCGCTCGGCGTGCGCTCCACGGAGATCGGCCGCATCGTCGACGTCATCCAGGAGATCGCCGATCAGACGAAGCTGCTGGCGCTCAATGCCTCCATCATCGCCGCGCAGGCCGGCGAGCACGGGCGCCCCTTCGGCGTGGTGGCCAACGAGATCCGCGGGCTGGCCGAGCGCACCGCGCGCTCCACGCGGGAGATCGCCTCCATGGTCACCGGCGTGCGCGAGGCGGTGGGCACCGCCGTGGCGCTGGTGAAGGAGGGCCGAGCGCAGGCGACCATCGGCGTCCAGTTGGGAGACCGGGCCGCCGCCGCGCTGGTGGAGATCCGCAGCATCACCCAGCGCACCTTCGCGGCCGTGGAGTCCACCGTCGAGGAGACCAAGCGCCTGGAGCAGCACGGCTCCTCCGTGGCGGAGGCCAGCCGCCGGGTGGCGCTGCAGGTGGACGACGTGACGCGCGCTGCCATCGAGCAGGTGGGGCACGCGCGCGAGCTGGTGCGCCAGACGGGCGAGATGGCGCGGCTGGCCCGAGAGGCCACGGACAAGGTGGAGGGCCAGGCCCGCACCGGCCACCAGCTCTCCGAGGCCGTGGTGCGGCTGACGGCCGCCATCGACGACATCCGCAAGGCGCACGGCGTGCTCACCCGGGGCGAGACGGCCATCCGCGAGGAGGTCTCCCGCGTGCGCGAGGACGCCCGCCGCGTCATCCGCATCGGCGACGAGCTGAGCCGCACGGTGGATCAGCTCGGCAACGAGACGGTGAGCCTGGAGGCGGAGGTGTTCCGCTTCCGCCTGCCCCGGCCTCGGCCCGGCGGAGAGCTGCGCATCGGCATCCACCAGGCGGCGGCGCTGCGCGCTCGCAACACCCTGGATCCGCTCTTCAGCGTGGAGAACCAGCTGGCGGAGATCTGCGCGTGCGTCTTCACCAGCCTGCTCCGGCTGGAGGATGGCGTGCTGGCGCCGGACCTGGCCGAGCGGTGGGAGATGGACTCCTCGGCCCGCGTCTTCCGCTTCTTCCTGCGCCGCAACGTCACCTTCCACGACGGGGTGCGGCTGACGGCGTTCGACGTGAAGCGCCACTTCGAGCGGCTGCTGAGCCCGGACGTGCGCTCGCCGGACCGCACCCTGCTGGAGGACATCGCCGGCGTGCCCGACTACGTCAACGGCACCGCGCGGGAAGTCACCGGCCTGCACGCCATCGACGATGGGACGCTGGAGATCCGGCTCCGGGAGCCCAAGGCCTTCTTCCTCCACCTGCTGACGCTCCCTCCCACGGCCATCGCCCGCGAGGACAGCAGCGGGCGGCTGCTGGGCACCGGCCCCTATCGGCTGGACCGCTTCGACACGGAGCGCGTCACCCTCGAGCGCAACCCCACCTACTTCCGCGAGGGGATGCCGCTGCTGGATCGGCTCGAGTTCCGGCTGCTGGACTCCAGGCAGGCCGCCGTCGAGCAGTTCCAGGCCGGCCAGGTGGACTTCATCTCCTACCTCCACGCCGAGCACGCCCGGGCTCCCGGCATGGAGATGTTCCAGGTCATCGCCAGCTCCACGCCCTCCACCTCCTTCGTGGGCCTCAACCTGCGCGAGCCGCTCTACGACGACGTGCGCGTGCGCCAGGCCATCCGCGCCGGCGTGGACATCCCCCGCCTGGTGGAGCGCTTCCACCCTGGCGCGCGCATGGCCTCCACGCTCACTCCGCCGGAGCTGTTGCAGGACTCGAGCCCCGCCACCGTGTCGGGCCCGGACGTGGCCCGGGCCGAGCAGCTGCTGCGCGAGGCGGGCGTGCGCAAGATTCCCCTCACCATCTACTACCCCGCCGGGCGAGACACCTCCGAGGAGGATCAGGTGCTGTTCGCGCCGCTCATCGAGGCGGGCCTGCTGGAGCTCCACCATGTGGAGCTGCCGCCGCAGGACTACACGACGCGGCTGCGCGCCGGGCGCATCCCCGCCTTCCGGACGCTGTGGCTCGCCGACTACCCGGACCCGGACAACTTCCTCTACTTCCTGCTGAACTCCAGCGCGCAGACCATCTACCCGCTCGGCTACCAGAACCCGGAGCTGGACAAGCTGACGGCCGAGGCTCGCATCTCCATCGATCCCGAGCGGCGCCACGAGCTCTACCGCCGCGCCGAGGAGATCTTCGAGAGGGACTGCCCGCTCATCCCGCTGTACCACGACCGCATCTACGCCGTGGCGAGCCCCACGGTGCAGGACGTGCGGCTGCACATGACGCCGCCCCAGGTGCGCTTCGAGGACCTGTGGCTCGACACGGATACCCGGCCCTGA